CTGGATGCCCACGCTCTCGTACGACACCCAGGCCGTGCTCGCCACCGACAAGGTCCGCTTCCAGGGCCAGGAGGTCGCCTTCGTCGTCGCCGAGGACCGATACGCGGCCCGTGACGCCCTCGAGCTGATCGATGTGGAGTACGAACCGCTCCCGCCGGTCATCGACGCCCGCAGGGCGCTCGCCCCAGACGCACCGGTGATCCGCGACGACAAGGAAGGACAGACCGACAACCACATCTTCGACTGGTCGGCGGGCGACAAGGAGCGCACCGAAGAGGTCTTCGCGGCCGCCGACGTCGTGGTGAAGCAGGACATGCTCTACCCACGCGTGCACCCGGCACCGCTGGAAACCTGCGGCACCGTCGTCGACATGGACGCCATCACCGGGAAGCTGACGGTGTGGTCCACCACTCAGGCCCCGCACGCCCACCGCACGCTGTACGCGATGGTGGCCGGCATCCCGGAGCACAAGATCCGGATCATCTCCCCGGACATCGGGGGCGGCTTCGGCAACAAGGTCGGCATCTACCCCGGTTACGTGTGCGCGGTCGTCGGCTCGATCGTCACCGGCAAGCCGGTCAAGTGGGTCGAGGACCGCTCGGAGAACCTGATGAGCACCTCCTTCGCCCGCGACTACCACATGCACGGCGAGATCGCGGCGACGAAGGACGGGAAGATCCAGGGCCTGCGTGTCCATGTGACCGCCGACCACGGCGCTTTCAACGCCACCGCGCAGCCGACGCAGTACCCTGCCGGTTTCTTCGGGGTGTTCACCGGCTCGTACGACATGACGGCCGCGCACTGCACCGTGACCGGCGTCTACACCAACAAGGCGCCCGGCGGTGTCGCCTACGCCTGCTCGTTCCGCGTCACCGAGGCCGTCTACGTGGTCGAGCGGATGGTCGACCTGCTCGCTGCCGAGCTCGGCGCGGACCCGGCAGAGCTGCGGATGCGCAACCTGCTGCGACCCGATCAGTTCCCCTACCGGTCCCAGACCGGGTGGGAGTACGACTCCGGCGACTACCCGCGGGCTCTGCGGCTGGCGATGGACATGGCGCACTTCGAGGACCTGCGCCGGGAGCAGGCCGAGAAGCGCGAGCGCGGCGAGCTGATGGGCATCGGCGTCAGTTTCTTCACCGAGGCCGTCGGCGCCGGCCCCCGCCGGCAGATGGACATCCTCGGGCTGGGCATGGCCGACGGCGCCGAGCTGCGCGTCCACCCCACCGGCAAGGCCGTCCTGCGGATCTCCGCGCAGAGCCAGGGCCAGGGCCATGAGACGACCTTCGCGCAGATCGTCGCCGAGGAACTCGGCATCCCGCCCGAGGACGTCGAGGTGGTGCACGGCGACACCGACCAGACCCCGTTCGGGCTCGGCACCTACGGATCCCGCTCGACGCCCGTGTCCGGGGCGGCGACCGCAGTGGTCGCCCGCAAGGTGCGCGAGCGCGCGAAGATCGTCGCGTCCGCGATGCTCGAAGTCAGCCCGGACGACCTGGAATGGGAGAAGGGCCGGTGGTTCGTCACCGGCGACCCCGACCAGGGAAAGACCATGTCCGAGATCGCCCTCGCGGCGCACTCCACCCTCGAACTGCCGGAGGGCGTCGAGGGCCACCTGGACGCGACCTGCGTATACAACCCGCCGAACCTCACCTTCCCCTTCGGTGCCTACATCTGCGTGGCCGACGTGGACGCGGGCACCGGTCAGGTCAAGGTCCGCCGGTTCATCGCCGTGGACGACTGCGGCAACAGGATCAACCCCATGATCGTCGAGGGGCAGGTGCACGGCGGGCTCGCCGACGGCCTCGGCATGGCACTCATGCAGGTCATCGCCTTCGACGAGGACGGCAACTGCCTCGGCGGGTCCTTCATGGACTACCTCCTGCCGACTTCGGTCGAGTGCCCGTCCTGGGAGCTCGGCGAGACCGTCACCCCCTCCCCGCACCACCCGATCGGTGCGAAGGGTGTCGGCGAGTCGGCCACCGTGGGCTCGCCTCCAGCGGTGGTCAACGCGGTGGTCGACGCATTGAAACCGCTCGGCGTACGCCACATCGACATGCCGCTGACCCCCGCCGCCGTATGGCGGGCCGCCCAGGGCCGGCCGCTGCGCACCGACCTGGCGATCACCTGAGGCCGCGTGATGACGAGCACCGAACTGCTGACCCGCGCGGACGCACTCCGGCACGGCCGGACCCCGTTCGTGCTGGCCACCGTTGTCCGCGCGGAACGGCCCACGAGCGCCAAGCCCGGGGACAGCGCACTGGTTCTGCCCGACGGCACCGTCGAAGGCTTCGTGGGCGGGACATGCGCCGAGTCGACCGTGCAACTGCAAGGTCTGCGGCTGCTGGAGACCGGCGAATCACTGCTGCTGCGGATCACGGCCGCCGCGGGCGCCGGGACCGAGGACGCGGGCGCGACGGGCCAGGGCCTGGTGACGGTGGCCAATCCGTGTCTGTCCGGGGGGACGCTCGACATCTTCCTGGAGGCCAACCTCCCGCCGGCACTGGTGTACGTCTACGGGCACGCGCCGATCGCCCGGGCCCTGCTCGACGTCGGTCGCGCGCTCGGCCTCGACACTCGGCCCGTCTCATCCGGGGAGCCGTTGCCGTCCGATCTGGACGTCGTCGTCGTTGCCTCGCACGGCCGCGACGAGGAACCCGTATTGATCGAGGCCGTACGCGCCGGGGTCCCCTACATCGGGCTGGTGGCCAGCCGAAAGCGCGGCACGGCGGTGGTTGCCGGACTGGGCCTCACCGAGGAACAGCGCACGCACGTCAGGACCCCGGCCGGCCTGGACATCGGCGCACGCACCCCGTCGGAGGTGGCGCTGTCGGTCTACGCCGAGATCATCTCGCTGCGGCCCCCGCGTGCCCCGGCCGTGCGGCACGCAGGCGCCTCCGGGGCGCCCGCCGTCGCCGAGGCGGTCGATCCCGTCTGCGGCATGACCGTCGCGATCACCGCCGCCACCCTCTCGCTGGACCGGAACGGCGACACGGCGTACTTCTGCGGGCCGGTGTGCCAGCACGCCTTCGCCGACGACCCCTCCCGCTACGCGCATGCCTGACCTCGACGCCCTCGTACCGGATGTCCCCGACCTGCGCTCGCGGCTGGACGCCGTCGGCTACCTGGCGGACGACGCCCTGGCCACGGCGCTGCTGCTGGCCGTACGCATGCGGCAGCCGATCCTGCTGGAGGGCGAACCCGGTGTCGGCAAGACCGAGGCGGCCCGCGCCCTCGCCTCCGTACTCGACACCCCGCTGATCCGGCTGCAGTGCTACGAGGGGCTCTCCTCGGCCGAGGCCCTGTACGAGTGGAACTATCCGCGGCAACTGCTGGCCATCCGGCTGGCCGAGTCCCGCGGGGAGTCCCTGCGGGACACCGACCTGTTCGCCGAGGACTATCTGCTGCCACGGCCGCTGCTCGCAGCGATCTCCCACCCGGGGCCGCGGCCGGCCGTGCTGCTCATCGACGAAGTGGACCGCGCCGACGACGAATTCGAGGCGTTCCTGCTGGAGCTGCTGGCCGATGCCGCCGTCACCATCCCCGAACTGGGAACCCGCAGGGCCACGGTGCCGCCGGTGGCGGTACTGACCTCCAACCGCACCCGGGATCTGCACGACGCGCTGAAACGCCGCTGCCTCTACCACTGGATCGACTACCCGGACACCGCACGCGTCGCCGCAATCATCCGCAAACGGGTACCGGAGTCGGCCGAATGGCTGGCCGCGCGCGTGGCGCACGGGGTGGCGGCGCTGCGTGCCCGGCAGGAGCTCACCAAACCGCCCGGCATCGCCGAGGCAATCGACTGGGCAGGCGCGCTGCAGGCGCTGGGGCTCTCCGTTCTCGACGCCGACGCCGCGGACCGCACCCTGGGGGCGGTGCTCAAGTACGCCGAGGACCTGCAGGCCGTGCGCCGTACCGGGCTGGCGGAGCTGGTCGATGCGGAGCGGGGCACCGATGCCTGACCTGCCGGAACTGGCCGCGTCGTTCACCGCGGCCCTGCACGACGCCGGGATCGCGGTGGGCCCCGACCGCACACGGAGCTTCGCCCGGGCCATCACCCTGCTGGCGCCTTCGACGACACGCGACTTGCGGCACTGCGCGCTCACCACCCTGGTGTCCGACCACGAGCAGATCGAGCCGTTCGACGCGGTCTTCCACGAGATCTTCGGCGGCCCGGCCGACCTCGGAGCACGGCGCGGTCAGCCCGGCGACCCGCCCCGATCGCTCGCGGGCGCCGTCCCCGGCGCCGACAGGAAGGCCACCGCGGACAAAGACGGCCGGGAGGGCGACGCACAGCCGCGGGAGATGGCCCTTCCCTTTGCCGCCAGTCCCCTCGACCACCTCGCCAACCGCGACTTCGAGGCCCTGTCCGCCGAGGAACTGGCGCGCCTCGCCGAGATGATGCGCACCGTCGCGCTTCGCACCCCGACGCGGCCCTCCCGTCGGCGCCGGCCCGCGCCCCACGGCGAGCGAGTCGACCTGCGCCGCACACTGGCCGCCAGCCGGCGCACCGGCGGGTATCCCCTGCGGCTGCGCCGCTTCGTACCGCGCACCCGTCCCCGCGATCTCGTCGTGCTCTGCGACATCTCCGGATCGATGGAGCCCTACGCCCGGGCCATGCTGCAACTGCTCTACTGCGCCTCGCGCGCGGCCCGGGCCGAGGTGTTCACCTTCGCCACCCGGCTCACCCGCCTCACGCCCGCCTTCCGGAGGACCGGACCGTACGACGCCCTGGCACGGGCCGGGCGGGCGGCCCCGGACTGGTCCGGAGGCACCCGGATAGCTGACTGCCTCGCGGAGTTCAACGAACGGTTCGGCCGACGCGGCTTGGCGCACGGCGCCGTGGTTGTCATCGTCTCCGACGGCTGGGACACCGGTGCGCCCGCCGATCTCACCACGCACATGGCACGGCTGTCCCGCGTCGCCTACCGCGTCGTATGGGTCAACCCCCGTACGGCCAGCCCCCGTTACCGTCCGCTCGTCGGCGGCATGGCCGCCGCGCTGCCCTACTGCGACGCCGTCGTCAGCGCCCACAGCTTCGCGGCCCTGGACGACTTCACCGCCGCCTTGTCGGCCCCTGGCCGCCGACGGTGACCCGGTGCCGCGCTGTGTTCGCTCGTGTCGCCCGCCTCGTGCCCACGGTCGCTCACCTCAAGGACGACCTCACTGCCGGCGGCCCGCAGGGAAACCTCCACCGGGCTGGCCCGGACGTGCCGGGCTGCGCTGCGCAGCGCCTCGCCGAGGACCGCAACGACGTCTTCACCGCGCCCAGGAGTTCGACGGGTCAACTGTGCGGACGACGATGGATGCCGACCCTGCCTTCGGCGCGCCTCACGGCAGCAGCATGACTCTGTGACCGTGTCCGGGGATGCCCGCCATGCAAGCGTGACGGTGACATCGTTCAGAAGCCGAACACCTGTGTCCAGGTCCAGTCTTTGGTGACGACACCGAGGCCCATGGTGTTCAGGGAGCAGTTGAGGATGTTCTCGCGGTGACCCTGCGAGTTCATCCACGCCTCCATCACGCGCTCAGGAGAGTTCTGCCCCTGGGCTATGTTCTCGGCGCCGGGGGATTCGTAGCCCTGTGCCTTGGCCCTGTCGACGAAGGTGCGGCCGTCCTGGCTGGCGTGGTCGAAGTAACCGTTGGCCGACATGTCCTCGCTGTGCAGTTGGCCGGCGCGGGCGAGGCGGTCGTCGAGCTTCACGGGTCGGCAGCCTGCCTTGGCCCGCTCCGCATTGACGATCGCCAGGACCTGCTCGGCCGGGCTGTCCGCGGGATTGGATGTGGGCCGTGGAGCGGCCCCGCCGGCCGTGGCCTTGCGCGGGCGCGGGGTGGCGACCGAGGCAGTCGGCCGGGGCTTCGGGGCTGCGGACTTGCTGTGCGAGGGAGACGGGGACGCCGAGGCGGTCGGCGACGGCGACGGGGACGTGGCGGGTGCAGAAGTCGTCGCCGACTCCGGCTCGGCGGCGGACGCCGACCGCACCGCATCCCGCTCCTCGTCGGGCGTCATCAGGGTCACCCCGGCAACGGTTCCTCCCGTTACCAGCAAGGCCACAGCGACCGCGGCGGTAGCACGGCGCCGCTTCTGCATGCGGCTTTGTGCGCTGCGGTTTTGGCGGTCGCGCAGCCGGCCACCGCCCACCGTCGCGATGACGGCGGTGTCATCGCCAGGTGCTCCGTGCCCTCCGCCGACGCTTGCGTGGCGGCCCGAGCCGACGTCGCCGCCCGGGTCCATGTGGACACCGCCGACGGTGTGGCTGACCGTACCGAAGGCCGCCGTCCCACCGGTCGCTCCCGCACCCCCGAAGGCGCCCAGCCCGGCAAGTCCCCCCAGCACCCCGGCCACCGGCACCAGGCCGAGGCCCACCAACAGCCCCTCGGCAGGCACGAGTCCCGCTTCGAACCCCGAACAGACCGTGCAGTCACGCGCGTGCCGCGCGACGCGCTTGCGCCACAGCGCCGACGGGATACCGTCCCAGGTCAGAATCACCTCGTCCAGCAGCACACAGCGGGGCATCGCGGACAGCGCCCGCACCACCACCCGGGCCGTCTCCAGCTGCGCCTTCATTCGCTGCACCCGCACCGCAGTGTGCTGCCGCGACAGATCCAACGCAGCGGCCACCTCGGCCCGCCCCAGCTCACCCGCCGCCTCGAGCCACCACAGCGACAGCAGCTCACGGTCGTCGGTGTCCAGCCAGCGGCTGGCCTCGGCCACTTCCCGCCGCTGCCCCTGAAGACCGAGCCGCACGATCGTCAGATCCACGAAGTCCGCACCCGGATCGGCCACGTCGTACGCGTCCTGCAGACCCGAACTGGCCGGCACATCACGGTGCGTCTGCCAGTGGCCGCGTATCTGGTTCATCGTGATGGCCACCAGCCAGGACCGAAAGCTGCCCGGGTCACGGAGCGACCCGAGACCGCCAAGCGCGCGGATCATGGTCTCCTGCACCACGTCGTCGACGTCGGCATGTCCGCTCAGCGCCCGGCCCACGATGTTGTACACAAGCGGCAGATACGCAGCGACAAGCTCGTCCTGTGCCCGTTGGTCGCCCTGCCGCGCCGCCTCGACCACCGCGCTGTCGAGTCTGCTTGCGCCCATGTCCGTCCACTCCTTCTCGGCCCTCGCCTTTCCCGTCTGACACAAGGGAGACCGTCGGCAGGGAGCGCAATAACAGGAACTGCGCCGCGAGCCCGGGCGCACGCTACGCGTACGAGTCTCGAACGGAGAGCGCGAGGGCGGCCTGGTCCGGCCCCCGGCCGCGGCGGGGTCGCGCGACCGGCGGGCCGGGTACTGCGGGGACCAGCTGTCAGCACAACACCCTGAGCGCGCCCGGCTGCACCCTGACCGTGACCGGAAGCCTCGCGTCGACCTCGCCGTCCGCGCCGTAGGGAATGTCCCGGTCGGCCTCGATGCGGACCTCCTTGCCCCGCAGCACCTCCACCTGCGGCCGCTTCAGATGCGCGCCCGTCTTCAGCTCGTTCATCATCGCGAAGAACAGCCGCTTGGGCGCGTGTTGGATCACGACGACGTCCAGCAGCCCGTCGTCGAGCCGCGCGTCCGGGGCGATATGGCGGCCGAACCCGTAGTAGCCAGAGTTCGCGGCGACGACCGTGTAGCCGCGCCGCTCGTGTGCCACGCCGTCGACCGTGATGCGGTAGGCGGCGGGGCGCCACGTCACCACAGCCCGCAGTCCGCCCGCGTAGTACGAGGCGGCGCCGCGCAGCAGCCGGGAGGTGTTCGCGTGCCGGTTGGCGACCGCGTCGACGCCCGCGTACACACTGCCCAGCACGGACGTCCTGTCGTGGACGGCCGATTCGACCTCGATGGTGTCGATCGGCTTCGCTGTGCCGCCAAGCAGCACCTCGGCGAGGGCCGCAGGATCCGTGGGCACCCCGAGCGCCCGGGCGAAGTCGTTGCCGCGGCCCGCCGGTACGAGCCCCAACACGGTGTCCGTACCGCTGAGCACTCCCCCGATGCAGCCGGCTATGCCGTCGCCACCGACGGCGAGCACGATGTGCCCCTGCTCCCCGGCCTGCCGCGCCAGCTCCCCGGCGTGCCCCAGGCTGCGGCTGTATTGCGTGTCGATCTGCGCCCCGGCCTCCCGCAGGAGGCGGGCCAGCGGAAGCAGCGCCGCCGTACCGCTGGATCCCCCTGCGGCGGGGTTGACGACCGCGGTGAACTGTCGCATGTGTGCGCCTTTCGGACGGCGGGGGCCTTGAGGAGTCAGCGGACGGGGATGAGTACACCGGGGCTGAGAACCCCGGCAGGGTCGATCTCGGCCTTGACGGCCTGCAGGATACGGACGCCGACCGGACCGATCTCTTCCGTGTACCAGTCTCGGTGGTCGGTCCCCACGCCGTGGTGGTGGCTGATCGTGCCGCCGGACGCAAGGATCGCGTCGTTCGCGGCTCGCTTGACCGGAGCCCAGTGAGCGACCGGATCGTCGCCCTGTGCCGAGACCACCGTGAAGTACAGCGACGCGCCGTTCTCGTACACATGGGAGATGTGGCACATCACCAGCGGCGGTGTGCCGGCCTCGGTCAGCGTGTCGGTGAGTGCCTGGCGCACCGCGTCGTACAGGGCCGGAAGGGCGGACCAGAAGCCCGCGGTCTCCAGTGTCTCGGCGAACGCGCCCGCGTCCAGCAGCGCGTCGCGCAGGTACGGAGCGTTGTAACGGCCGTGCGCCCAGCGGTCCCCCGGCTCCTCCCCCACGTACTCGCCACCGCACGCGAGGAGCACCTCGCGGGCCCGCGCGCGGCTGTCCGCGGTGTCCTCGGCGGTGCCCTCGAATCCGGCGATCGCCATGCATCCGGCCGCCGCGGGTGCGTCAGAGCTTCCGATCTTGTCCGGCTGGGCCAGGCCGATGAACGTCTCTGTCTCGTCCGACAGGCGCAGCACGGTCGGTCGCGGGCCGTCCTGGGCGAGCATGCGCAGCGCCGCGGCGCCCGCCTCGAACGAGGCGAAGCGCCACCCTTCGTAGATCCGGGTCGCGGGCAGCGGCCTGATCCGCACGGTCACCGCGGTGATCACGCCGAGCGCGCCCTCGGAGCCGAGGATCAGCTGACGCAGGTCCGGCCCTGCCGCCGAGCGCGGCGCCCGCCCCGCCTCCCAGGTGCCTTCGGGGGTGGCGACGGTGAGGCCGAGCACCATCTCGTCGAAGCGGCCGTAGCCGGCCGAGGCCTGACCGCTCGAGCGAGCCGCGGCGAAGCCGCCGATCGATGCCCACTCGTACGACTGCGGGAAGTGGCCCAGCGTGAAGCCGCGCTCGTTGAGCAGCGCTTCCGCCTGCGGCGCGCGCAGGCCGGGCTGCAGCGTCGCGGTGCGTGAGACCTCGTCGAGGGCGAGCAGCCCGTCGAGGCGGCGCAGGTCCAGCGCGACGAAGCAGCGCTTCGACTCCGGTGCGAGTCCTCCGACGACGGAGGTCCCGCCGCCGAACGGCACGGCCGCCACACCGTGCTCGGCGCAGACGCGCAGCACCGCCAGCACCTCGTCATGGCCGCCCGGCAGAAGGACCGCCGCCGGGATGTCGTCGACCTCACCGGCCCGGATGCGCAGCAGGTCCGGGGTCGACTTGCCCCGGGTGTGCCGGATACGGCTCTCGGCATCGGTGCGTACGTGTGCGCTGTCGCCCAGGCACTCGGCGAGCGCTCGGAGCGCGTCCTCGGCGAGCGGGGACGGAGGGACGGCGATGCCGTCGAGCTGAGCCGGCTCGTCCTCGCGCGGTGTGACGCCGAGCAGACCGGCCAGCAGACCGATCACCGAGTCGGGCAGCGGGGCCGCCTTGTCCGGGTCGCCCCAGCCGCTCCACAACATGTCCTTCTGGGTCACTTGGGCCGTTCCTCACCGTCGGTCTTGCCTGGGCCGTGCCGTGCGTCCGGCACTGGCATTACACTGTGACAGATGACGCCCATTCGTCACAACCAATCGGACACAGATGCCGTCCTCGACGCGGCACGCGACTGCGTCCTCGCCGTCGGCGTGCGCCGGACGACCCTCACGGACGTGGCCCGTCGTGCCGGGGTCTCCCGTATGACGCTCTACCGCCGTTGGCCGGATGTACGAACCCTGGTCGGCGACCTGATGACCCGGGAATGGATCGCGCTCGCCGTCGGCGCCATGCCGGACATCGACGCCGGCACACCGACGCGCACCCGCCTCGTCGACGGACTGGTCGCCGGTGTCAACGCCTTCCGCGCACACCCGCTCTTCCACAAGATCATCGACGTGGACCCCGAACTGCTCCTGCCCTACGTGCTCGACCGCCGCGGCGCCAGCCAGGACGCGCTGCTCGGACTCATCACCGGCGCCCTGGCCGAGGGCCACGCCGACGGATCCGTCCGCGCCATGCACCCCGGCCTGCAGGCCCGCTCCCTGCTGCTGGTCGTGCAGTCCTTCACGCTGTCGCTGCGCACGATGACCGAGGAGGCCGACCCCGAACTCACCGAGAGGTCCTTCCTCGGCGAACTGCGGACCCTTCTGGAGAGGACCCTCACACCATGAGCAGCCCGACCACCCTCGCGGCATCCTCACTCAACGCCGCACGCCGCAGCCGCGAACTCTCCGAACTCGCCGACGGCACACAGGTCGACGTCCTTGTCGTCGGCCTCGGAGCCACCGGCGCGGGAGCCGCCCTCGACGCCGCCACCCGCGGACTGACCGTCGCCGCGATCGACTCCCACGACCTCGCCTTCGGCACCTCCCGCTGGAGCTCCAAACTCATCCACGGCGGACTGCGCTACCTCGCCACCGGCCAGCTCGACGTCGCCCACGAAAGCGCCGTCGAACGCGGCATCCTCATGGAACGCACCGCCCCGCACCTGGTCCGCGCCCAGCCCTTCGTGCTGCCGCTCACCCCGCTCGTCTCCCGTGGTCAGGCCGCACTCGCCTGGGCCGGCTTCCGCGCCGGCGACCTGCTGCGCGCCTCGGCCCGCACCGCACGCGCCACCCTCCCCGCCCCCCGCACCCTCTCCGCGGTGGAGACGCGTCACATGGCCGCCGCGCTCCGGCCTGCCGGCCTGCGCGGCGGGCTGCTGTCCTGGGACGGCCAACTCACCGACGACGCCCGCCTGGTGACCGCGATCGCCCGTACCGCGGCCGCGCACGGCGCACGCATTCTCACCCGCACCCGCGCCCTCCAGCTCACTGGTTCCGGCGCCCGCGTCCGCGACGAGCTCACCGGCGAGGAACTGCTGATACGGGCGCGTACGGTGATCAACGCCGCAGGCGTATGGGCCGGCGGCCTCGTCGACGACATCCGCCTGCGGCCCTCCCGCGGAACGCATCTCGTCCTGCGCTCCGAAGATCTCGGCAGCCTCACCGCCGGCATGCACATCCCGATCCCCGGTGAGACCAACCGCTTCGTCCTCGTCCTGCCGCAGGGCGACGGCAGGGTGTACGTGGGGCTCACCGACGAACCCGTCGACGGCGACATCCCGGACGTACCCGAAGTTCCGGAGACCGACATCGGCTTCCTTCTCGACGTCCTCGGCTCCGCACTCGACGTCACGGTGACCCGGAACGACGTCATGGGTGCCTTCGCAGGACTGCGCCCCCTCCTCGACACCACGGGAGACTCCGCACGCACCGCCGACATCTCCCGCAAGCACGCGGTGCTGACCTCACCCGACGGTGTCGTCACGGTCGTCGGCGGCAAGCTCACCACCTACCGGCGCATGGCCCAGGACGCCGTCGACGCCGCCGTCACCGTACGCAACCTGGCCGCAGGCCCCAGCGGTACGGCCACCCTCCCGCTCGTCGGCGCCGCCGGCCCAGGTGCACTCGCAGCCCTCGACGCCCCCCGCCGCCTCGTCCGCCGGTACGGGAGCGAAGCCGGCCAGATCCACGCGCTCGGCCTCGCCGACCCCGCACTCGCCCGCCCCGTCATCCCCGGCCACCCCGTCACCGGCGCCGAACTCCGGTGGGCGGTACGCCACGAGGGAGCCCTCGACGAGTCCGACATCCTGGACCGCCGCACCCGCATCGGCCTGGTCCCGCACGACCGGGAGGAGGCACAGACCGCCGCCCGCGACGCGCTAGCGGCCGAGCCCGCTGAATTGCCGTAAGGAGGGCGACCACGGACGCCTGCGGTGGCGGCCTCGGGCTGTGCTGATCCACGCCGCCGCCGGCTCAGTCGGCACGCTCGCCGCCCAGTTCGCCCGACCGGCCGGGGCCGACCTGATCGTCGGCGTGGTCGGCAATCACATCAGGGCCGAGTACGCCGCCCAGTTCGGCCATGACCAGCTCCTGCTGCGCGAGGAATTCCCGGCCGAGCTCGGCGACGAGACGTTCGACGTGATCCTCGAACCGGTCGGCGGCCCGACTGCGGCGCCTCGCCGAGGGCACAACCCTCAGCAAGAGCATCCTGCGCGTCGCCTGAATACACGCCGAAAGCGCCGACGCGCACAGGCCGCGGGACCGTCAGGCATCCTTCGCCATCGTCAGTCGCAGGCGCTCCAGCAGGGCGTAGAGCGTCGCGCTCTCGGCTTCGTCCAGGGCATCGAGGGCGCCGTGCGTCTCCTGCATCTCCTCGCGAACGCGCCGGATGATCTCGCGGCCCGCGTCGGTTGCGACGACGTTCTTCACGCGACGGTCTGCCGGGTCGGCCTCACGGCGGACCAGCTCGCGGGCCTCCAGGCGGTCCACGATCCCGGTGACGTTCGACGCGTCGCAGACCAGCAGGGCGGCGAGGCCGCGCATCGGCAGCGGACCGTCGAGCTGGGCGAGGACCTTGGCCTGGGTGGAGGTGAGGCCGTGCTGGGCGGCGGTGGCCGCGAAATCGCGCCACTGGGCGGTGCCGATGGCGGCGAGCAGTTCCAGGAGCTGGAGCTTGGTGGGGGCCTGCGGGGTGGTGGCGCTCATGGCTCGAGCCTACTCAAGGTGCTTCATATTCTCAATTATTTACTTGACCCTCTTAACTATTGAGGACTACAGTCTGCGAAGTACTTGATGTCATCAAACATCTGCGCTCTGAAGCATTGAGAAGGTCCCACTCCCATGAGCACCGCCGCACCCTCGCCCGTCGCCGATGCCCGGCACAGGAACGAGACGGTCATCGTCTTCGCCCTGAGCCTTGCCGCGATGGTCGTGTCGATGATGCAGACCCTGCCGGTCCCGATCCTGGGACTGATCCGCAACGACCTCGGCACCTCGACAGCCAACGTCAGCTGGGTGACCACCGCCACCCTGCTGTCCGCCGCCGTTTTCACCCCGCTGCTCGGCCGCTTCGGCGACCAGCACGGCAAGAAGCCCACCCTGGTGGCCGTACTCGGCGTCATGGTCGCGGGCTCCGTCATCGCCGCGGTCGCGAGCTCGCTGCCGCTGCTGATCCTGGGCCGGGTGCTCCAGGGTGCCGCCACCGCGATCTTCCCGCTGGCCCTTTCCGTCCTGCGTGAAGAGGTCCGGCCGCAGAAGCTGCCCGGCGCCATGGCACTGGTCAGCGGCACGCTCGCGTTCGGGAGCGGACTCGCACTCGTCGCCACCGGTCTGCTCACCTCCGGCGACGGCGCCGACTACCGCAACGCCTTCTGGATGGCGACCGGCTTCGCGGTCCTCGCCCTGCTCGCCGTGGTCTTCCTGGTCCCCGCGACCCGGCACAAGACCGGCGGCCGCACCGACTTCCTCGGCGCGCTGACCCTCGGCCTCGCCCTGCTGCTGCTCCTGCTGCCCATCTCA
This window of the Streptomyces sp. SLBN-118 genome carries:
- a CDS encoding aerobic carbon-monoxide dehydrogenase large subunit → MTTTEDRPVGFGRMPRKEDARFVRGHGTYVDDVQLPGMLHGAVLRSPLAHARIVSVDTSAAEAHPKVKAVITGETLAGLGLAWMPTLSYDTQAVLATDKVRFQGQEVAFVVAEDRYAARDALELIDVEYEPLPPVIDARRALAPDAPVIRDDKEGQTDNHIFDWSAGDKERTEEVFAAADVVVKQDMLYPRVHPAPLETCGTVVDMDAITGKLTVWSTTQAPHAHRTLYAMVAGIPEHKIRIISPDIGGGFGNKVGIYPGYVCAVVGSIVTGKPVKWVEDRSENLMSTSFARDYHMHGEIAATKDGKIQGLRVHVTADHGAFNATAQPTQYPAGFFGVFTGSYDMTAAHCTVTGVYTNKAPGGVAYACSFRVTEAVYVVERMVDLLAAELGADPAELRMRNLLRPDQFPYRSQTGWEYDSGDYPRALRLAMDMAHFEDLRREQAEKRERGELMGIGVSFFTEAVGAGPRRQMDILGLGMADGAELRVHPTGKAVLRISAQSQGQGHETTFAQIVAEELGIPPEDVEVVHGDTDQTPFGLGTYGSRSTPVSGAATAVVARKVRERAKIVASAMLEVSPDDLEWEKGRWFVTGDPDQGKTMSEIALAAHSTLELPEGVEGHLDATCVYNPPNLTFPFGAYICVADVDAGTGQVKVRRFIAVDDCGNRINPMIVEGQVHGGLADGLGMALMQVIAFDEDGNCLGGSFMDYLLPTSVECPSWELGETVTPSPHHPIGAKGVGESATVGSPPAVVNAVVDALKPLGVRHIDMPLTPAAVWRAAQGRPLRTDLAIT
- a CDS encoding XdhC family protein; translated protein: MTSTELLTRADALRHGRTPFVLATVVRAERPTSAKPGDSALVLPDGTVEGFVGGTCAESTVQLQGLRLLETGESLLLRITAAAGAGTEDAGATGQGLVTVANPCLSGGTLDIFLEANLPPALVYVYGHAPIARALLDVGRALGLDTRPVSSGEPLPSDLDVVVVASHGRDEEPVLIEAVRAGVPYIGLVASRKRGTAVVAGLGLTEEQRTHVRTPAGLDIGARTPSEVALSVYAEIISLRPPRAPAVRHAGASGAPAVAEAVDPVCGMTVAITAATLSLDRNGDTAYFCGPVCQHAFADDPSRYAHA
- a CDS encoding MoxR family ATPase, giving the protein MPDLDALVPDVPDLRSRLDAVGYLADDALATALLLAVRMRQPILLEGEPGVGKTEAARALASVLDTPLIRLQCYEGLSSAEALYEWNYPRQLLAIRLAESRGESLRDTDLFAEDYLLPRPLLAAISHPGPRPAVLLIDEVDRADDEFEAFLLELLADAAVTIPELGTRRATVPPVAVLTSNRTRDLHDALKRRCLYHWIDYPDTARVAAIIRKRVPESAEWLAARVAHGVAALRARQELTKPPGIAEAIDWAGALQALGLSVLDADAADRTLGAVLKYAEDLQAVRRTGLAELVDAERGTDA
- a CDS encoding VWA domain-containing protein is translated as MPDLPELAASFTAALHDAGIAVGPDRTRSFARAITLLAPSTTRDLRHCALTTLVSDHEQIEPFDAVFHEIFGGPADLGARRGQPGDPPRSLAGAVPGADRKATADKDGREGDAQPREMALPFAASPLDHLANRDFEALSAEELARLAEMMRTVALRTPTRPSRRRRPAPHGERVDLRRTLAASRRTGGYPLRLRRFVPRTRPRDLVVLCDISGSMEPYARAMLQLLYCASRAARAEVFTFATRLTRLTPAFRRTGPYDALARAGRAAPDWSGGTRIADCLAEFNERFGRRGLAHGAVVVIVSDGWDTGAPADLTTHMARLSRVAYRVVWVNPRTASPRYRPLVGGMAAALPYCDAVVSAHSFAALDDFTAALSAPGRRR